The Fervidicoccaceae archaeon genome contains a region encoding:
- the purD gene encoding phosphoribosylamine--glycine ligase encodes MGVGSGAREHAIAEALARSAREPKIFWAGDLRNPGIFRLVERTGGRYALVNTNDARRVADLAAEWSVDLVVVGPEEPNFHGIPDEVEKLGIPCVGAKRRLAVLEMSKAEMRRIQWRHGIPGRLLFKVYKSYEEALADLSRRADDPTWLQNVALKPARQAGGRGVKVIEDSQVYLREEKRDFKRRHVEWLEKYVELYGDIEEKILVEEKVWGPEYTLQCATDGRTVLGMPLVQDNKHAHDFDIGPETGGMGSYTGRGMLLPFITIEEYERSLEIVRRMVEAIQRETGELYKGFVAGQMMLTEIEGPTLIEMYSRLGDPEALNVLVTMETDFLDLLEAIVDGRLASLKLEFSEEATVVKAVAPKGYPDFKEIARGHPIAVNEEELRSRGCRVYWGSVHLFDDGSMMTGGSRAVELLASAATPQEASRLLDECLETGAVKLLDGWGLFYRRDIGSEEMVARRTRLAERARALYKYREKRGLLGRRVDWIPKVGKVDPSIEMMKEALAERG; translated from the coding sequence ATGGGAGTGGGATCGGGAGCCAGGGAGCACGCGATAGCGGAAGCCCTGGCGAGAAGCGCGAGGGAGCCCAAGATATTCTGGGCAGGGGACCTTAGGAACCCCGGCATATTCAGGCTCGTCGAGAGGACCGGGGGTCGCTACGCGCTCGTCAACACGAACGACGCGAGAAGAGTAGCTGATCTCGCGGCCGAGTGGAGCGTCGATCTCGTAGTTGTGGGCCCAGAGGAGCCGAACTTCCACGGCATCCCGGACGAAGTCGAGAAATTGGGGATTCCCTGCGTTGGAGCAAAGAGGAGACTCGCTGTTCTCGAGATGTCGAAGGCGGAGATGCGGAGGATTCAGTGGAGGCACGGCATACCGGGCAGGCTTCTCTTCAAAGTCTACAAGAGCTACGAGGAGGCCCTGGCCGATCTCTCGAGGAGAGCGGACGACCCGACGTGGCTTCAGAACGTCGCTCTGAAGCCGGCGAGGCAGGCCGGGGGCAGAGGGGTGAAGGTGATCGAGGACTCTCAGGTCTACTTGAGAGAAGAGAAGAGAGACTTCAAGAGGAGACATGTCGAGTGGCTAGAGAAGTACGTGGAGCTCTACGGGGACATCGAGGAGAAAATACTAGTCGAGGAGAAGGTCTGGGGGCCCGAGTACACGCTCCAGTGCGCGACGGACGGCAGGACCGTTCTCGGGATGCCGCTCGTCCAAGACAATAAACACGCTCACGACTTCGACATCGGGCCCGAGACTGGAGGTATGGGCTCCTACACGGGCCGAGGTATGCTGCTCCCCTTCATAACGATTGAGGAGTACGAGAGAAGCCTCGAGATCGTTAGGAGAATGGTCGAGGCGATCCAGAGGGAGACAGGCGAGCTCTACAAGGGCTTCGTGGCAGGTCAGATGATGTTGACGGAGATCGAGGGGCCGACGTTAATAGAGATGTACTCGAGGCTGGGAGACCCCGAGGCCCTCAACGTGCTCGTCACTATGGAGACAGATTTTCTCGACCTCCTCGAGGCGATAGTGGACGGGAGGCTAGCTTCCCTAAAGCTCGAGTTCTCCGAGGAGGCCACGGTGGTCAAAGCTGTGGCGCCGAAGGGCTATCCCGACTTCAAGGAGATAGCGCGAGGCCACCCGATAGCAGTCAATGAAGAGGAGCTCAGAAGCAGAGGCTGTCGCGTGTACTGGGGCTCGGTTCACCTGTTCGACGATGGCTCGATGATGACCGGAGGCTCCAGGGCCGTAGAGCTTCTGGCCTCCGCTGCTACGCCGCAGGAGGCCTCCAGACTCCTCGACGAGTGCCTCGAAACGGGTGCGGTGAAGCTTCTCGACGGATGGGGCCTCTTCTATAGGAGAGACATAGGCTCTGAGGAGATGGTCGCGAGGAGAACGAGGTTGGCCGAGAGAGCGAGGGCTCTCTACAAGTACAGAGAAAAACGAGGGCTCTTGGGCAGGAGAGTGGATTGGATCCCCAAGGTAGGCAAAGTCGACCCGTCGATCGAGATGATGAAGGAGGCCCTCGCGGAGCGGGGGTGA
- a CDS encoding amidophosphoribosyltransferase, translated as MPGIIALYPFGLGRENWKIARFVYYGLMALQHRGQETASLAVLGRGGMRVLEATGPAEEAFELDDLGGLDGFIALGRVSPLPRDSLASSSSPIELVVAGDGCPELDGERDWRAFAEVLSDEMSRVGDPLRASVNVIERARGGYSFVAITAEQIMLAGRDPRGIKPLEVGSLGFDIGAVASESCALDVLGMEHAGSVKPGEVLKLDPYSIERARARPRGSDPPSLCSFELVYLARHDSVVDGIDVYAVREKIGARLAREAPAEADVVIGVPETATPFALGYAKASGTPASLGFVTTGRRLRTALKPSALERLIGVQLKLNPIRCAVEGRDVVLIDDSVVRGTTLRNTVWNLKRRGARRVHVRIGSPPLRSPCPYDPGSTEPDELIARSLSPSEIAEVVGADSLAFISEEGLAESAGLPTHRLCMLCWRAGEAR; from the coding sequence GTGCCCGGGATAATCGCCTTGTATCCCTTCGGCTTGGGTCGCGAGAACTGGAAGATCGCGAGATTCGTCTATTATGGCCTCATGGCTCTGCAGCATCGCGGGCAGGAGACCGCGAGCCTAGCTGTTCTAGGAAGAGGCGGAATGAGGGTGCTCGAGGCGACGGGCCCAGCCGAGGAGGCCTTCGAGCTCGATGACCTGGGCGGCCTAGATGGTTTCATTGCTCTCGGTAGAGTCTCGCCGCTCCCCCGAGACTCGCTGGCCTCGTCGAGCTCGCCTATCGAGCTCGTCGTGGCCGGAGACGGCTGTCCCGAGCTCGACGGCGAGAGAGACTGGAGAGCGTTCGCCGAGGTGCTGAGCGATGAGATGAGCAGAGTAGGGGACCCTCTCAGGGCCTCCGTCAACGTGATAGAGAGAGCGAGAGGGGGGTACTCCTTCGTGGCCATAACGGCGGAACAGATCATGTTGGCCGGCAGAGACCCGAGGGGGATCAAGCCCCTCGAGGTCGGCTCGCTCGGCTTCGATATAGGAGCCGTCGCGTCGGAGAGCTGCGCGCTGGACGTGCTCGGCATGGAACACGCAGGCTCCGTGAAACCGGGCGAGGTGCTTAAACTCGACCCATACAGCATAGAGAGAGCGCGCGCGAGGCCTAGGGGGAGTGATCCGCCCTCTCTATGCAGCTTCGAGCTAGTTTACCTGGCTAGACACGACTCAGTGGTAGACGGCATCGACGTATACGCGGTGAGGGAGAAGATAGGCGCAAGGCTAGCGCGCGAGGCGCCGGCCGAGGCCGACGTCGTCATCGGCGTTCCCGAGACGGCGACGCCATTCGCGCTGGGCTACGCGAAGGCGTCGGGCACGCCGGCCAGCCTGGGCTTCGTGACGACAGGCAGGAGGCTGAGGACCGCCCTCAAGCCGTCTGCTCTCGAGAGGCTGATAGGGGTTCAACTCAAGCTGAACCCCATAAGATGCGCCGTGGAGGGACGAGACGTGGTGCTCATAGACGATAGCGTGGTCCGAGGCACTACGCTGAGGAATACGGTCTGGAACCTCAAGCGCAGAGGAGCCAGGAGAGTGCACGTGAGGATAGGCAGCCCGCCTCTCAGGAGCCCGTGCCCATACGACCCCGGATCGACCGAACCAGACGAGCTCATAGCGAGGTCGCTCTCGCCGAGCGAAATAGCGGAGGTCGTGGGTGCGGACAGCTTAGCATTCATATCCGAGGAGGGGCTGGCCGAGTCTGCGGGCCTCCCAACGCATCGCCTCTGTATGCTTTGTTGGCGCGCAGGTGAAGCGCGTTGA
- a CDS encoding amidophosphoribosyltransferase — protein MRKPTESCGVAGAASSIGEDVLPYVYRMLIVLNHRGQQSYGILAYDGGVFRGLKRAGLVSETDLEELVGTRGLSGSLALGHVRYATSGGDSPDELLLGAQPVLVERNGLRLALAYNGNLVNARELAEKQRSRGSETGLFADADVLAREILDGIIETGDVVEALALLAERVDGAYSVVCALSDGSLLAFRDPRGLKPLAVGSIDERRMFLASSESAALEDLEVSSWTHVGPGELVSFDGEETSRLRFAPGEERLCAFEFAYFARPDSRLLPGCRYVYEIRRELGAILAERFREVMNRIDIIAPVPETAVDAALGLASASGKPIEPVIVRHRYVKQRAFILDEATRRRILEMKYNVLRDKVAGARIALIDDSIVRGETTRLLVERLKRAGAREVHVFSTFPKISHPCFYGIDMATYEELAGFERGPEEVARLIGADSVCYQEPEDYVRAVGSNSLCMACVTGIYPTPRAQRLADEAREEASRRIELTSSRTRRVRILESHGA, from the coding sequence ATGAGGAAGCCAACCGAGAGCTGCGGCGTGGCTGGAGCAGCGAGCTCGATCGGGGAAGATGTTCTGCCTTACGTGTATAGGATGCTCATCGTATTGAATCATCGCGGGCAGCAGTCCTACGGGATTTTGGCCTACGACGGCGGAGTCTTCAGAGGCCTGAAGAGAGCCGGCCTCGTATCCGAGACGGATCTGGAAGAGTTAGTCGGCACGCGCGGCCTCTCGGGGAGCCTCGCGCTCGGTCACGTCAGGTATGCCACCTCCGGCGGAGACTCGCCCGACGAACTCCTCCTCGGAGCCCAGCCCGTCTTGGTGGAGAGAAACGGACTGAGGCTAGCCTTAGCCTACAACGGCAATCTCGTAAACGCGCGAGAGCTCGCCGAGAAGCAGAGGTCGAGAGGCTCCGAGACCGGGCTCTTCGCGGATGCCGACGTCTTAGCTAGAGAGATCCTCGATGGGATAATCGAGACAGGCGACGTGGTCGAGGCTCTCGCGCTACTAGCTGAGAGAGTGGACGGGGCCTACTCTGTCGTGTGCGCGCTGAGCGATGGCTCGCTGCTAGCCTTCAGGGACCCTCGCGGCTTGAAGCCGCTCGCGGTGGGCTCCATCGATGAGAGGAGAATGTTCCTCGCGTCTTCGGAGAGCGCCGCTTTGGAGGATCTCGAGGTCTCCTCGTGGACCCACGTGGGCCCGGGCGAGCTAGTCTCATTCGATGGCGAGGAGACGAGTAGGCTCAGGTTCGCCCCCGGAGAGGAGAGGCTCTGCGCTTTCGAGTTCGCGTACTTCGCGCGCCCCGACTCGAGACTCCTGCCGGGGTGCCGCTACGTTTACGAAATCAGGAGAGAGCTCGGGGCAATTCTGGCCGAGAGATTTCGAGAGGTAATGAACAGGATAGATATAATCGCGCCCGTCCCCGAGACGGCCGTCGACGCGGCTCTAGGGCTGGCCTCGGCCTCGGGCAAGCCCATCGAGCCGGTCATCGTGAGGCACAGGTACGTGAAGCAGAGGGCCTTCATACTCGATGAGGCGACCAGGAGGAGGATCCTAGAGATGAAGTACAACGTGCTCAGAGACAAGGTCGCCGGGGCCAGAATAGCGCTAATCGACGATAGCATAGTTCGCGGCGAGACCACGCGCTTGCTCGTGGAGCGCCTCAAGAGGGCTGGGGCTAGGGAGGTGCACGTCTTCAGCACCTTCCCGAAGATCTCGCATCCCTGCTTCTACGGTATCGATATGGCTACATACGAGGAGCTGGCGGGCTTCGAGAGGGGACCCGAGGAAGTGGCCAGGCTGATCGGAGCCGATTCCGTTTGCTACCAAGAGCCTGAGGACTACGTCAGGGCCGTGGGCTCGAACTCCCTCTGTATGGCGTGCGTCACGGGCATTTACCCGACTCCTCGCGCTCAGAGGCTCGCCGACGAGGCCCGCGAAGAGGCCTCGAGGAGGATCGAGCTAACGAGCTCCAGAACTAGGAGGGTAAGGATTTTGGAGAGCCACGGAGCGTGA
- a CDS encoding phosphoribosylaminoimidazolesuccinocarboxamide synthase has protein sequence MRLFDAITEILPNPFEEGSVVEAVRGTLELVRGSRLRRGKVKEVYSRNGELLIFFTDRVSAFDVVLEDLVPLKGAFLAKLSALWFEKSASVFPNHFIELVDDRTLLVSRAQRVDIEWIVRGYIYGSMWRAYEKGERIFSGVELPSGLRLAEKLPEPVLTPTTKSDVGHDVEITKEQAISLGLVKRDEWAELEEASLRLYEFYSKEAEKRGIIVADVKLEFGRTREGIIQIDEPPTHDSARLWSAKHYEPGRRQESFCLDKEFLRAYLQRRGYRGEGSPPRLPGEIVRQVALRARGAYEVLAGKSSIESLGLRSLEELEL, from the coding sequence TTGCGGTTGTTCGACGCGATCACAGAGATCCTCCCCAATCCATTCGAGGAGGGCTCGGTCGTCGAGGCCGTCCGAGGCACTCTCGAGCTGGTTCGCGGGTCTAGGCTGAGGAGGGGGAAAGTTAAGGAGGTCTACTCGCGCAACGGGGAGCTCCTCATATTCTTCACCGATAGAGTCTCGGCGTTCGATGTGGTCTTAGAAGATCTCGTGCCTCTGAAGGGGGCGTTCCTCGCCAAGCTCTCGGCTCTCTGGTTCGAGAAGTCTGCGAGCGTTTTCCCGAACCATTTCATCGAGCTCGTCGACGATAGAACTCTGTTGGTCAGCAGAGCTCAGAGAGTAGACATCGAGTGGATAGTCAGAGGCTACATCTACGGTTCTATGTGGAGAGCCTACGAGAAAGGGGAGAGGATTTTCTCCGGCGTGGAGCTGCCGTCGGGGCTGAGGCTCGCCGAGAAGCTGCCGGAGCCCGTGCTGACTCCCACTACGAAGAGTGACGTGGGTCACGACGTCGAGATAACGAAGGAGCAGGCTATATCGCTCGGCCTCGTGAAGCGCGACGAGTGGGCCGAGCTCGAGGAGGCCAGCCTCAGGCTGTACGAGTTCTACTCTAAAGAGGCCGAGAAGAGAGGCATCATAGTGGCGGACGTGAAACTGGAGTTCGGCAGGACGCGCGAGGGCATCATCCAAATAGACGAGCCGCCCACTCACGACTCGGCCAGGCTCTGGTCTGCCAAGCACTACGAGCCTGGCAGAAGGCAGGAGTCGTTTTGCCTCGACAAGGAGTTCTTAAGGGCATACCTGCAGAGGCGGGGCTATCGAGGAGAGGGCTCTCCGCCTCGCCTACCCGGAGAGATCGTCAGGCAGGTGGCTTTGCGAGCCCGAGGGGCCTATGAGGTGCTCGCGGGGAAGTCATCGATAGAGAGCCTGGGGCTGAGATCCCTGGAGGAGCTAGAGCTATGA
- the purS gene encoding phosphoribosylformylglycinamidine synthase subunit PurS: MPRYRARVEVWLKRDLVDAEGRTVIEALRSLGYKVSDARVGKVYSIEVEAESEEGALKVLDEMCRRLLANPVKDTYSVVLEERRE, from the coding sequence GTGCCGCGCTACAGAGCTAGAGTCGAGGTTTGGCTCAAGAGGGACCTCGTCGACGCGGAGGGCAGGACTGTGATCGAGGCGCTCAGGAGCCTTGGCTATAAGGTCTCCGACGCCAGGGTTGGAAAAGTCTACTCAATAGAGGTCGAGGCCGAGAGCGAGGAAGGGGCGTTGAAGGTCCTCGACGAGATGTGTAGGAGGCTCTTGGCGAATCCCGTCAAGGACACGTACTCGGTAGTTCTGGAGGAGCGGAGGGAGTGA
- a CDS encoding ATP-grasp domain-containing protein → MDPLEKRLRLLEEAEAFGRELEERLEPLEELRPTDPFVFISLGGGELGDLMVTAARTILGGARGGVLTVTMDRYEGFPAQDSSDYSEVLDLLNGAELRRAIKKYVPRPRERKHAICLEIERIDTATVARMGIEEGYNIVSTPYAPLVGMDRVATKLLMEKLKIPMVEWRYASNEEELRRAAKELGLPVIVKPVMTSSGHGTTIVKTSADLERAYEYALRHARGRGDEVVVEEYLEELKTEGLEVTQLVLRHFDEKGSVVSSELPPVEHQRPGATYHESWLPPTLQSSVRESCRQFAKKIADFFGGLGIYAVEQFAIRGRVYNSEFANRPHDTGMVTKWAMSRDEGALHLLASMGLPIGSADLSLSLPRGFAVAHVVLAPQAVREGARVLSWRPSAVKAFAMSRGYSADLWYFGKPTAYPGRRMGLAVAFHEDLAEARRIAEEVAHFAERAVIYEG, encoded by the coding sequence GTGGACCCCTTGGAGAAGAGGCTCAGACTGCTCGAGGAGGCCGAGGCGTTCGGCCGAGAGCTCGAGGAGAGACTAGAGCCGCTCGAGGAACTGAGACCGACCGACCCGTTCGTTTTCATTTCTCTGGGCGGAGGAGAGCTGGGAGACCTCATGGTGACGGCGGCGAGGACCATCCTCGGAGGCGCCAGGGGAGGCGTACTCACCGTCACCATGGACAGGTACGAAGGCTTCCCCGCTCAGGACTCCTCGGACTACAGCGAGGTCCTAGACCTACTCAACGGGGCCGAGCTGAGGAGAGCCATAAAGAAGTACGTGCCGAGGCCTCGCGAAAGAAAGCACGCGATATGCCTCGAGATAGAGAGGATCGATACCGCTACCGTGGCCAGAATGGGGATAGAGGAGGGTTACAACATCGTCTCTACCCCCTACGCTCCTCTCGTTGGCATGGACCGAGTGGCCACGAAGCTCTTAATGGAGAAATTGAAGATACCAATGGTCGAGTGGAGATACGCGAGTAACGAAGAGGAGCTGAGAAGAGCCGCGAAGGAACTAGGTCTCCCGGTCATCGTGAAGCCTGTTATGACTTCCAGCGGACACGGGACCACGATAGTCAAGACGAGCGCGGACCTGGAGAGAGCCTACGAGTACGCCCTGAGACACGCGAGAGGGCGAGGAGACGAGGTGGTGGTGGAAGAGTACCTCGAAGAGCTCAAAACCGAGGGGCTCGAGGTAACCCAGCTCGTGCTGAGGCACTTCGACGAGAAGGGGAGCGTGGTTAGCAGCGAGCTGCCGCCCGTAGAGCATCAGAGGCCAGGCGCCACGTATCACGAGAGCTGGCTCCCCCCCACTCTACAGAGCTCCGTTCGCGAGAGCTGCAGGCAGTTCGCTAAGAAGATAGCAGACTTCTTCGGGGGCCTCGGAATATATGCCGTGGAGCAGTTCGCGATAAGAGGTCGGGTATACAACAGCGAGTTCGCCAATAGACCTCACGACACGGGGATGGTGACGAAGTGGGCAATGTCGAGAGACGAAGGCGCGCTTCACCTGTTGGCGTCGATGGGCCTCCCGATAGGAAGCGCGGACCTCTCGCTCTCTCTGCCCCGAGGCTTCGCCGTAGCTCACGTGGTGCTGGCCCCTCAAGCAGTTAGAGAAGGGGCTCGCGTGCTCTCGTGGAGACCCTCAGCCGTTAAGGCCTTCGCGATGAGCCGGGGATACTCGGCCGACCTATGGTACTTCGGTAAGCCCACCGCCTACCCGGGCAGGAGGATGGGACTCGCGGTGGCCTTCCACGAGGATCTCGCCGAGGCTAGACGCATCGCTGAGGAGGTTGCGCACTTCGCCGAGAGGGCCGTCATCTACGAGGGGTAG